One window from the genome of [Mycobacterium] stephanolepidis encodes:
- a CDS encoding YbjQ family protein yields MIIVTSNDIPGYKIAAVFGEVFGLTVRSRHIGSNLAASFKSIAGGELKGITQLLHESRREALSRLAAEAESRGANAVVAFRFETTEYANTGVEVCAYGTAVGIQPLQ; encoded by the coding sequence ATGATCATTGTGACGAGCAACGACATCCCCGGGTACAAGATCGCCGCGGTGTTCGGCGAGGTCTTCGGTTTGACCGTGCGATCGCGGCACATCGGCTCCAACCTTGCCGCTTCGTTCAAGTCCATTGCGGGCGGTGAGCTCAAGGGCATCACTCAGTTGTTGCACGAGAGTCGTCGCGAGGCACTGTCCCGATTGGCGGCAGAAGCCGAGTCGCGCGGCGCGAATGCGGTGGTCGCGTTCCGATTCGAGACCACCGAGTACGCCAACACGGGCGTCGAGGTGTGTGCCTACGGCACCGCCGTCGGCATTCAGCCACTCCAATAG
- a CDS encoding MFS transporter, whose product MGDRVSGCPGNEADTKPRLPWEIWVLVVACLVIALGFGVVAPALPQYARSFGVSVTAATAVVSSFAAFRLVFAPAAGALVQRLGERWVYVSGLLIVAVSTGCCAFVHDYWQLLVFRSLGGVGSTMFTVSAAALLVRIAPEEIRGRAQGLYGSSFLLGMVAGPVLGSAVVGLSLSAPFIIYAAALVAVAVLVHFGLRRSTLLEVADEHHGTPVTLKSALHHRTFLAALMSNFSAGWAIFGIRGALLPLFVIEALHQRPGAAGLVFAAFAAGDVSTAFLAGSWSDDIGRKPLVVAGLVVCGSTVVAMGFTSSLPALIVLSLIGGIGAGLYASPQQAAVADVVGSRGRAGTALATFQMTSDVGLVIGPVVAGVIAEHTSYGWAFVVGGAMPLIAAVAWVFAPETLGRLASPQVRSMQEVAEDVGGPER is encoded by the coding sequence ATCGGTGATCGGGTAAGCGGCTGTCCCGGTAACGAGGCGGACACCAAACCGCGCCTGCCCTGGGAGATCTGGGTCCTGGTTGTCGCGTGCCTGGTGATCGCGCTGGGTTTTGGTGTGGTGGCGCCCGCATTGCCGCAGTACGCGCGCAGCTTCGGGGTCAGTGTCACGGCGGCGACCGCGGTGGTGAGCTCGTTTGCCGCATTCCGGCTGGTGTTCGCACCGGCCGCGGGCGCGCTGGTGCAGCGGCTGGGGGAGCGCTGGGTCTACGTGTCCGGGCTGCTGATCGTCGCGGTATCCACCGGGTGCTGCGCCTTCGTGCATGACTACTGGCAGCTGCTGGTGTTCCGGTCACTCGGTGGTGTCGGCTCCACCATGTTCACCGTATCGGCGGCCGCGCTGCTGGTGCGCATCGCGCCCGAAGAGATTCGCGGACGTGCACAGGGGTTGTACGGGTCGAGCTTCCTGCTCGGGATGGTGGCCGGGCCCGTCTTGGGTAGTGCCGTTGTGGGCCTGAGTCTTTCGGCGCCGTTCATCATCTACGCGGCGGCGCTGGTGGCCGTCGCCGTGCTGGTCCACTTCGGGCTGCGGCGCTCCACGCTGCTGGAGGTCGCCGACGAGCATCACGGCACTCCGGTGACACTGAAATCCGCTCTGCATCACCGAACCTTTCTGGCCGCGCTGATGTCGAATTTCAGTGCGGGATGGGCCATCTTCGGAATCCGTGGGGCTTTGCTTCCGCTGTTTGTGATCGAGGCGCTGCATCAGCGCCCGGGCGCCGCCGGACTGGTGTTCGCCGCATTCGCGGCAGGGGACGTGTCCACGGCCTTCCTGGCGGGGTCGTGGTCCGATGACATCGGGCGTAAGCCGCTGGTGGTCGCCGGGCTGGTGGTCTGTGGTTCGACCGTGGTGGCGATGGGCTTCACATCGTCGCTGCCGGCACTCATCGTCCTGTCGCTCATCGGTGGGATAGGCGCGGGTCTGTATGCGTCGCCGCAGCAGGCCGCCGTGGCCGATGTGGTGGGCAGCCGGGGCCGGGCAGGGACGGCGCTGGCCACCTTCCAGATGACCTCCGATGTCGGGCTGGTGATAGGACCCGTCGTCGCGGGGGTCATCGCCGAGCACACGTCGTACGGATGGGCGTTTGTGGTGGGCGGTGCGATGCCGCTAATCGCGGCTGTGGCGTGGGTGTTCGCACCGGAGACACTGGGGAGACTTGCGTCACCGCAGGTTAGGAGTATGCAGGAAGTAGCAGAGGATGTCGGCGGTCCTGAGCGCTGA
- the pgm gene encoding phosphoglucomutase (alpha-D-glucose-1,6-bisphosphate-dependent), protein MSNARAGQPAQPEDLIDIAHVVTAYYAIDPDPGDAAQQVVFGTSGHRGSSLDGAFNEAHIVATTQAIVEYRASQGTTGPLFIGRDTHALSEPAWTSALEVLAANGVVVAVDSRDRYTPTPAVSHAILRHNQGKTADLADGIVVTPSHNPPRDGGFKYNPPHGGPADTDATGAIAARANEILRSGWRSVKRVPLAEALKSVQRYDFQQTYVDDLINVVDLDVIKGAGIRIGADPLGGASVDYWAAIADRWSLDLTVVNPLVDATWRFMTLDHDGKIRMDCSSPDAMASLVASRDKYQIATGNDADSDRHGIVTPDAGLMNPNHYLAVAIDYLFSHRDGWAAETAVGKTLVSSSIIDRVVAGLNRTLLEVPVGFKWFVDGLISGTIGFGGEESAGASFLRRDGSVWTTDKDGIIAALLASEILAVTGATPSQRYGQLTEKYGAPTYARVDAPASREQKAVLGKLSPEQVGATELAGEPIVAKLTNAPGNGAPIGGLKVVTENAWFAARPSGTEDVYKIYAESFLGAEHLRQVQDAAREVVSSVIG, encoded by the coding sequence GTGAGCAACGCGCGCGCCGGACAGCCGGCCCAGCCGGAAGACCTCATCGACATCGCCCACGTGGTGACCGCGTATTACGCGATTGACCCCGACCCGGGGGACGCGGCGCAGCAGGTCGTCTTCGGGACTTCGGGACACCGAGGGTCGAGTCTCGACGGTGCCTTCAACGAGGCGCACATCGTCGCTACCACCCAGGCGATCGTCGAGTACCGGGCCTCGCAGGGCACCACCGGGCCACTGTTCATCGGTCGTGACACCCACGCACTCTCCGAGCCCGCGTGGACCAGCGCTCTGGAAGTGTTGGCCGCTAATGGTGTTGTGGTGGCCGTGGATTCGCGTGACCGATACACCCCGACTCCGGCGGTGAGCCACGCGATCCTGCGGCACAACCAGGGCAAGACCGCGGATTTGGCCGACGGGATAGTCGTTACCCCGTCGCATAACCCGCCCCGCGACGGCGGGTTCAAGTACAACCCGCCGCACGGCGGGCCTGCCGACACCGATGCCACCGGGGCGATCGCCGCGCGCGCCAACGAGATTCTGCGCTCGGGCTGGCGCTCGGTGAAACGGGTCCCGTTGGCAGAGGCGCTGAAATCCGTGCAGCGATATGACTTTCAGCAGACGTATGTGGACGACCTCATCAACGTCGTCGACCTCGACGTCATCAAGGGTGCAGGCATCCGGATCGGTGCCGACCCGCTGGGCGGGGCAAGCGTCGACTACTGGGCCGCCATCGCCGATCGCTGGTCGCTGGACCTGACGGTGGTGAACCCGCTGGTGGACGCCACCTGGCGGTTCATGACCCTGGATCACGACGGCAAGATCCGGATGGACTGCTCCTCGCCCGATGCGATGGCCTCGTTGGTGGCCTCGCGGGACAAATACCAGATTGCGACGGGGAACGACGCGGACTCAGATCGACACGGCATCGTGACTCCCGATGCGGGACTGATGAATCCCAACCATTACCTGGCGGTGGCCATCGACTACCTGTTCAGCCACCGGGACGGCTGGGCCGCCGAAACCGCGGTGGGCAAGACGCTGGTGAGTTCGTCGATCATCGACCGGGTGGTGGCGGGGCTGAACCGAACGCTGCTCGAGGTGCCTGTCGGATTCAAGTGGTTTGTGGACGGGTTGATCAGCGGGACAATCGGTTTCGGTGGCGAGGAGAGCGCCGGAGCGTCCTTCCTGCGTCGTGACGGATCGGTGTGGACCACGGACAAGGACGGCATCATCGCCGCCCTGCTGGCCTCGGAGATCCTTGCGGTCACCGGGGCCACGCCCTCGCAGCGCTACGGGCAGCTGACCGAGAAGTACGGAGCCCCAACATATGCGCGCGTCGACGCGCCCGCGAGCCGTGAGCAGAAGGCTGTGTTGGGCAAGCTTTCGCCCGAGCAGGTCGGCGCCACCGAACTGGCCGGTGAACCCATCGTCGCCAAGCTGACCAATGCGCCCGGCAACGGCGCCCCGATCGGCGGGCTCAAGGTTGTCACCGAAAACGCCTGGTTCGCGGCACGGCCGTCGGGCACCGAGGATGTATACAAGATCTATGCAGAATCGTTTCTGGGGGCAGAACACTTGCGGCAGGTGCAGGACGCTGCCCGCGAGGTGGTCTCATCGGTGATCGGGTAA
- a CDS encoding DUF4185 domain-containing protein: MSRRRRISVVLMTSAVIGSSVAIDVAPLAYADPCTGPAAGLQPPTPVPDDGMPGQAPPIGRRPAGANDKAPLPELGKLPLAILKQVLPQQSAKKKPGWAQELARPALPNPPEPGSPNNLQDQQAAAVAPAPAPAPAVGPAAEAAVSPSTSVVGWVTGVDTGANTLQKFSISGTDLGIMWDNGDSAGRQVLMAFGDTYGYCGMRSQQWRYNTLLRTQDKSLSRGLAVAEGSTSNPYAGSPQSRPGYSKQVIPPIKWAAQERGIIPTAAISVGRTQYMNYMSIKSWDSAGEWTTNYSATAVSNDNGQNWKTFPQSIRPASPDAISQVPFTPGNENFQQAAYVKGNDGYIYIFGTPSGRSGSGFVSRALPGNLPDAAKHEFWNTDRGSWVPGDPNAATPIISGPVGEMSAQYNTYLKKYLVMYGDKQGDVLLSTSPAPQGPWSPPQVIVTESQMPGGPYAPYLHPWTTGKELYFNLSLWSAYNVMLMRTTLP; encoded by the coding sequence ATGTCGAGGCGTCGCCGAATCTCCGTGGTTTTGATGACCTCGGCCGTTATCGGATCAAGCGTCGCGATCGATGTTGCGCCCCTGGCATATGCCGACCCGTGCACCGGGCCCGCCGCGGGGCTGCAGCCACCGACCCCGGTCCCCGACGACGGCATGCCCGGCCAGGCTCCCCCGATCGGCCGCCGGCCCGCCGGCGCCAATGACAAGGCACCCCTGCCTGAGCTCGGCAAGCTCCCGCTGGCCATCCTCAAGCAGGTCCTGCCTCAACAAAGCGCCAAGAAGAAGCCCGGGTGGGCCCAGGAGCTGGCGCGGCCGGCCCTGCCCAATCCCCCGGAGCCCGGCTCACCGAACAACTTGCAAGACCAGCAAGCGGCGGCCGTTGCCCCCGCTCCTGCACCCGCTCCTGCCGTCGGCCCTGCCGCCGAGGCGGCCGTCTCCCCGAGCACGTCGGTCGTCGGTTGGGTGACCGGAGTGGACACCGGCGCCAACACACTTCAGAAGTTCAGCATCTCCGGCACCGACCTCGGAATCATGTGGGACAACGGCGATTCCGCCGGCCGCCAGGTGTTGATGGCCTTTGGCGATACCTACGGATACTGCGGAATGAGGAGCCAGCAGTGGCGGTACAACACCCTGCTGCGCACCCAGGACAAGTCGCTCTCACGCGGCCTGGCCGTGGCGGAGGGATCGACCTCCAACCCGTACGCCGGTTCTCCACAGTCACGCCCGGGCTATTCCAAGCAGGTCATCCCGCCCATCAAGTGGGCGGCCCAGGAACGGGGCATCATTCCCACTGCCGCCATCTCCGTCGGACGCACGCAGTACATGAACTACATGTCCATCAAGAGCTGGGACAGCGCCGGGGAATGGACCACCAACTACTCGGCCACCGCGGTGTCCAACGACAACGGTCAGAACTGGAAGACCTTCCCGCAGAGCATTCGTCCGGCCTCCCCCGACGCCATCAGCCAGGTTCCCTTCACGCCGGGCAATGAGAACTTTCAGCAGGCCGCCTACGTCAAGGGCAACGACGGCTACATCTACATCTTCGGAACCCCTTCCGGGCGTAGCGGATCGGGCTTCGTGTCGCGCGCGTTGCCCGGCAACCTGCCCGATGCCGCCAAGCATGAGTTCTGGAACACCGATCGAGGCTCCTGGGTGCCGGGTGACCCCAATGCGGCGACCCCGATCATCTCGGGCCCGGTGGGTGAGATGTCGGCGCAATACAACACCTACCTCAAGAAGTATCTGGTGATGTACGGCGACAAGCAGGGAGACGTCCTGCTCTCGACTTCCCCGGCGCCGCAGGGCCCGTGGAGTCCACCACAGGTCATCGTCACCGAGTCACAGATGCCGGGCGGCCCCTACGCGCCGTACCTGCATCCGTGGACAACGGGCAAGGAGCTGTACTTCAACTTGTCGTTGTGGTCGGCCTACAACGTGATGTTGATGCGCACAACCCTTCCGTAA
- a CDS encoding WXG100 family type VII secretion target — protein sequence MGQLQVSPESLHVSANEMDRLLATHRAAHTKAHALIDAAMSGWVGGAASALGSTATELQGHSKHVENESTHYRDTLDQIGYGFAGMEEQTAINILNSRPPQAKA from the coding sequence GTGGGCCAGTTGCAGGTCAGTCCTGAGTCGCTGCATGTGTCGGCCAATGAGATGGATCGGCTGCTGGCTACGCATCGGGCGGCACACACCAAAGCTCACGCTCTCATAGATGCCGCCATGTCGGGATGGGTAGGTGGCGCGGCCTCGGCCCTTGGGTCCACAGCCACCGAGTTGCAAGGCCATTCCAAGCATGTCGAGAACGAGTCGACCCACTACCGTGACACTCTCGATCAGATCGGGTACGGGTTCGCCGGGATGGAAGAACAGACGGCGATCAACATCCTGAACTCCCGACCACCGCAGGCAAAGGCATAG
- a CDS encoding carboxylesterase/lipase family protein codes for MAKKPIRINTVNGTVEGFTRGGVHRFRGIPYAEPPVGPLRLRAPRPARPWTGVRKCRTWGAASIQQHRFAIILPGKPQKLSEDCLTLNVVAPEGPVSGPLPVMFFIHGGGYFLGSSATPLYDGASLARRGCVYVSVNYRLGGLGCVDLSSLSDEKHTIDSNLYLRDLVLALQWVRDNIGAFGGDPHNVTIFGESAGSHAVNTLLAVPSAAGLFHRAICQSTASGLVVSAEDAVVNARQFAKYLGATDSNAAETVLSAKPKNLVKALFRLIGSAKHVPGLSLRIGPSVDGDVLPVDPVEAIERGEAHRVPLIIGYNAEEATLFTKILKILPITPDALEHALSKDGPDFVQRVVGRYDGYPSEKALLQLAGDLAFGSAAWRVAEAHGQYAPTYFYRYDYATRALRRYGLGPTHAIELLAVFGTYRTIAGPILAGRRDHAAARAVSDEMQRRWLSFAWTGSPGDGWPAHTVPERQVLIIDSPSRLEADPDGDRRPLWQDATSIV; via the coding sequence ATGGCAAAGAAGCCCATCCGCATCAACACCGTCAACGGCACCGTCGAAGGATTCACCCGAGGCGGCGTGCATCGCTTCCGTGGGATTCCCTACGCCGAGCCGCCGGTGGGTCCGCTGCGCCTGCGCGCGCCACGCCCGGCCCGGCCGTGGACGGGTGTGCGCAAGTGCCGCACGTGGGGTGCGGCCTCTATCCAGCAGCATCGCTTCGCGATCATCCTGCCCGGCAAGCCGCAGAAGCTCAGCGAGGACTGCCTGACCCTCAACGTGGTCGCGCCCGAGGGGCCGGTCAGTGGGCCGTTGCCGGTGATGTTCTTCATCCACGGCGGGGGCTACTTCCTGGGCAGCTCGGCGACCCCGCTCTATGACGGCGCGAGTCTCGCGCGCCGTGGATGTGTGTATGTGTCTGTCAACTACCGCCTGGGTGGACTCGGCTGCGTGGACCTCTCGTCGCTGTCGGACGAGAAGCACACCATCGACAGCAACCTGTACTTGCGCGATTTGGTGCTGGCGCTGCAGTGGGTGCGCGACAACATCGGCGCCTTCGGGGGTGATCCCCACAACGTGACGATCTTCGGGGAGAGTGCCGGGTCGCACGCCGTGAACACGCTGCTTGCGGTGCCCTCGGCCGCAGGACTGTTCCACCGGGCGATCTGCCAGAGCACCGCCAGCGGGCTGGTGGTCAGTGCCGAGGATGCCGTGGTGAATGCGCGCCAGTTCGCGAAGTATCTGGGTGCGACCGACTCGAACGCGGCCGAAACAGTTCTCTCCGCGAAGCCGAAAAATCTGGTGAAGGCCCTGTTCCGGCTGATCGGATCGGCCAAACACGTACCAGGGCTGTCGCTGCGGATCGGGCCGAGCGTCGACGGCGACGTGCTGCCTGTCGATCCCGTGGAGGCCATCGAACGCGGTGAGGCACATCGTGTTCCACTCATCATCGGCTACAACGCCGAAGAGGCCACCCTGTTCACCAAGATCCTCAAGATCCTCCCGATCACCCCGGATGCGCTGGAGCACGCGTTGTCCAAGGACGGGCCGGATTTTGTTCAGCGCGTTGTCGGTCGTTACGACGGGTACCCGTCGGAGAAGGCACTCCTACAGCTGGCCGGTGACCTGGCATTCGGCTCGGCGGCATGGCGCGTGGCGGAGGCGCACGGCCAGTACGCGCCGACGTACTTCTACCGGTATGACTACGCGACGCGGGCGTTACGCCGCTACGGGCTGGGACCCACCCACGCGATCGAACTCCTCGCGGTCTTCGGTACCTACCGGACCATCGCCGGGCCCATCCTGGCGGGACGCAGAGATCACGCGGCCGCGCGGGCCGTCAGCGACGAGATGCAGAGGCGCTGGCTGTCATTCGCGTGGACCGGGAGCCCCGGTGACGGCTGGCCCGCCCACACGGTGCCGGAGCGTCAGGTGTTGATCATCGATAGTCCGTCCCGGCTCGAGGCCGATCCCGACGGAGATCGGCGCCCGCTGTGGCAGGACGCCACCTCGATCGTGTGA
- a CDS encoding thiolase family protein, whose translation MRDAVIVDAVRTPVEKGKPGGSLSGVHPVDLHAHAIRALVERTGIDPALVDDVISGAVGQVGEQSSNTARWAALAAGLPETVPAVTVDRQCGSSQQAIHFAAQGVIAGAYDVVIASGIESMSRVPMGSQSLGKDFFGSGVGGRYPEGLVPQGISAELIAAKWNLSRQDLDAFAAESHRRAAQAWADGRFARDVVPIKAPNVDGELVEVLTDESVRPSTTVDVLAGLKPAFRNELWEQRFPQIDWKVTAGNSSPINDGASAVLITSSETAKRLGLTPRARVHSVAVVGDDPLYMLTGVIPATAKVLDRAGLSLADIDAFEVNEAFASVVLAWQAETGADLSKVNINGGATAIGHPLGASGGRLMTTLVSALEQTGGRYGLQTMCEAGGLANATIIERI comes from the coding sequence ATGAGAGACGCAGTCATCGTCGACGCGGTGCGCACACCCGTCGAAAAGGGAAAGCCCGGGGGATCACTCTCGGGGGTGCATCCGGTCGATCTACACGCACACGCCATTCGCGCACTCGTCGAACGCACCGGGATAGACCCGGCTCTGGTGGACGACGTCATCAGTGGCGCGGTCGGGCAGGTAGGGGAGCAGAGCTCCAACACCGCGAGATGGGCGGCGCTGGCCGCAGGGTTGCCCGAGACGGTCCCCGCGGTCACCGTGGATCGACAATGTGGCAGCAGCCAGCAGGCCATCCACTTTGCCGCGCAAGGCGTGATCGCCGGTGCCTACGACGTCGTGATCGCCTCGGGTATCGAGTCGATGAGTCGAGTACCCATGGGCAGTCAAAGTCTGGGCAAGGACTTTTTCGGCTCGGGAGTTGGCGGGCGCTATCCGGAAGGGCTGGTCCCACAAGGTATTAGCGCGGAATTGATTGCGGCGAAATGGAACCTGTCGCGTCAGGACCTGGATGCCTTTGCGGCCGAGAGTCACCGCCGCGCCGCGCAGGCCTGGGCCGATGGGAGATTCGCGCGCGATGTGGTGCCGATCAAGGCCCCCAACGTCGATGGCGAGTTGGTTGAGGTACTCACCGACGAATCGGTGAGGCCATCGACCACCGTGGACGTCTTGGCAGGGCTCAAACCCGCCTTCCGTAACGAATTGTGGGAGCAACGCTTCCCGCAGATTGACTGGAAGGTGACGGCGGGCAACTCCTCGCCGATCAACGATGGCGCATCGGCCGTGCTCATCACCTCCAGCGAGACCGCCAAGCGCCTGGGGCTGACTCCGCGGGCCCGCGTGCATTCGGTGGCGGTGGTGGGTGACGATCCGTTGTACATGCTTACCGGAGTCATCCCCGCGACCGCGAAAGTCCTTGACCGTGCCGGGCTATCGTTGGCGGATATCGACGCCTTCGAGGTCAACGAGGCCTTTGCCTCGGTGGTTCTGGCCTGGCAGGCGGAGACCGGTGCCGATTTGTCCAAGGTCAACATCAACGGCGGTGCCACCGCCATCGGGCACCCGCTGGGGGCCAGTGGCGGGCGGTTGATGACCACACTGGTATCGGCGTTGGAGCAGACCGGCGGGCGTTACGGTTTGCAAACCATGTGTGAGGCAGGCGGTTTGGCCAACGCGACCATCATTGAACGGATCTAG
- a CDS encoding carboxylesterase/lipase family protein, which yields MASGSKTPTVRVSTPNGVVEGLVQGGVRRFRSIPYARPPIGLLRLRAPQPALPWDGVRDCTEFGAAAPQRRRYRVLGPGRVQRASEDCLTVNVVTPDRPSNEPLPVMFFIYGGGYLLGSSATPLYDGGSLARRGCVYVSANYRVGALGALDLSSLSNREHTIDGNLFLRDVVLALQWVHDNIATFSGDPQNVTIFGESAGAHCVETLMATPAAGGLFHRAICQSTASGMAVPADSAALYAQKFAHILGAAPEAAAQAVLRATPAELGAALDALIADIVTNMPGGSFAIGPCIDGHYLPRHPVEAMEHGEAHRVPLIVGHNADEAKLFTRVLKMMPLSEEALEGMLLRGGPVHRDRIVAAYPGYPGRSARVKLAGDMNFSTAAWQMAEAHHRYAPVYFYRYDYAPGALRMAGMGATHATELLAVFDSYRGAMGTVMAGALGRRDAVRVSNDVQRRWLAFARSGIPGDGWPVYEPPDRAVMVFDHATRVELDPEATRRAAWEGFSLTL from the coding sequence ATGGCATCAGGGTCGAAGACGCCCACTGTCCGCGTGAGCACTCCCAACGGAGTCGTCGAAGGCTTGGTGCAGGGAGGCGTGCGGCGCTTCCGATCCATTCCCTACGCCCGCCCGCCGATCGGATTGCTGCGCCTACGGGCGCCGCAACCGGCTCTGCCGTGGGACGGGGTGCGTGACTGCACCGAATTCGGCGCGGCGGCCCCGCAGCGCCGCCGCTACCGGGTGCTGGGGCCCGGACGCGTGCAGCGGGCCAGCGAGGACTGCCTGACGGTCAACGTCGTCACCCCAGACCGCCCGTCCAACGAACCGCTACCGGTGATGTTCTTCATCTACGGCGGCGGTTATCTCCTGGGTAGCTCGGCGACCCCGCTGTACGACGGCGGCTCTCTGGCCCGGCGAGGGTGCGTGTACGTCTCGGCGAACTACCGGGTGGGAGCACTGGGTGCCCTCGATCTGTCATCGCTGTCCAATCGCGAACACACCATTGACGGCAACCTGTTTCTGCGTGATGTCGTGCTGGCCCTGCAATGGGTGCACGACAACATCGCTACCTTCAGCGGTGACCCGCAGAATGTGACGATTTTCGGAGAGAGTGCCGGGGCGCATTGCGTGGAGACGCTGATGGCCACGCCCGCCGCCGGCGGCCTGTTTCACCGCGCGATCTGTCAGAGCACTGCCAGTGGAATGGCGGTGCCCGCCGACTCGGCGGCACTGTATGCCCAGAAATTCGCCCACATCCTCGGGGCCGCACCGGAAGCGGCCGCACAGGCGGTGCTGCGGGCGACCCCCGCCGAGCTGGGGGCCGCCCTCGACGCACTGATTGCCGACATCGTGACGAACATGCCCGGCGGATCGTTTGCGATCGGTCCATGTATCGATGGTCACTATCTGCCGCGTCACCCCGTCGAGGCCATGGAACACGGTGAGGCACATCGCGTTCCGTTGATCGTCGGGCACAACGCCGACGAGGCCAAGCTGTTCACGCGGGTGCTCAAGATGATGCCGCTGTCCGAGGAGGCGCTGGAGGGGATGCTGTTGCGGGGCGGGCCCGTCCATCGCGACCGCATCGTGGCGGCGTATCCGGGATATCCGGGGCGATCCGCGCGCGTAAAACTCGCCGGCGATATGAATTTCTCGACGGCTGCCTGGCAAATGGCGGAGGCGCACCATCGGTACGCTCCGGTGTACTTCTACCGGTACGACTACGCGCCCGGAGCGCTGCGGATGGCCGGAATGGGCGCCACCCATGCCACAGAATTGCTCGCGGTGTTCGATAGTTACCGCGGTGCGATGGGCACCGTGATGGCGGGGGCTCTCGGCCGGCGTGATGCGGTGCGAGTCAGCAATGATGTGCAACGACGCTGGCTTGCGTTCGCGCGCAGTGGAATTCCCGGCGATGGTTGGCCGGTCTACGAGCCGCCGGATCGCGCGGTGATGGTGTTCGACCACGCCACACGCGTGGAGCTGGACCCGGAGGCGACACGTCGTGCGGCGTGGGAAGGCTTTAGCCTCACTCTCTGA
- a CDS encoding winged helix-turn-helix transcriptional regulator — MRNCSIANALDVIGERWTLLALREIMLGNRRFDEIVRNTGASRDILATRLRKLVDAGVLEKRQYEQRPPRYEYLLTESGRALRPVLFALMDWGDKFVTQGPPPSVWEHECGSVLHILPACESCGETVTFDDITARRIGTVR; from the coding sequence ATGAGAAATTGCTCGATAGCCAATGCCCTCGATGTGATCGGGGAACGCTGGACCCTGCTGGCCCTGCGCGAGATCATGCTGGGCAATCGACGCTTCGACGAGATCGTTCGCAACACCGGCGCCAGCCGCGACATCCTGGCCACCCGGCTGCGCAAGCTCGTGGACGCGGGCGTGCTGGAGAAGCGGCAATACGAACAGCGCCCTCCCCGTTATGAATACCTACTGACCGAATCGGGACGTGCGCTGCGGCCGGTGCTGTTCGCCTTGATGGACTGGGGCGACAAGTTCGTCACGCAGGGCCCCCCGCCCAGCGTCTGGGAACATGAATGCGGGTCGGTGCTGCATATCCTTCCGGCCTGCGAAAGTTGCGGAGAGACAGTGACCTTCGACGACATCACGGCACGACGAATCGGCACGGTGCGATGA